TAGGAGCTGCCGCAGGCTGCGATCTTTTGCCTTGGCGCTCTATTCGATCCAGCTGTAAAGCGGCGTATCCCCGCCGCTCAGCACTTTTACGTCCGAACTGTGGCGCAGTCGTACCAGCAGGCGCTTGCCTGACACCGCGTTGCCAGACAGGCCTTCCAGTTGCTCGAGCAGATCCGGCCCGCTGAGTTGCCCGGCCTTGCGCAGCAAATCCCTGGCAACCTGCCACAACGCATCGTCCTGATTCTGCGGTTTCGCCGCCGGAGCCGCAGCGGTCGCCGCTTGCACAATCGCTGGCTGCGCACCAAGGGCCGCGCCCAGCTTCGCCCAGTCGCCGTCATCCAGTTCTACTGTCAAATCCACCGGCACCTCGCCGACGGTTCCGCGTATCCGCAACATTGAGTTCGCTCCCGCACATTTCTGACCTGCATGCTCCCACGGGACTTGTGTAACGCCAAGCGCACAGCATCACAGGCCTCTGGTTTTTATCGAACAATCGTCTACATTGGTCTCTTTTCCATGGGAAGGATGCCCATGTCTTCAGGACGAAAACTGGCCTCAAAGGGAGGCCCTACCTCTACGGGTGGAGTGATACTTGAGGGAAATGAGAACCTCAATATCGAAGGAAAGATCATCGCCTCCATCGGACAACTCGCCAGTTGTCCGGTTTGCGGTCCCGGCAAAGGTCCGATCGTGGCGGTGGGCGAAAGAACACTGATATTGCCTGCTGGCCCCGCTGCCTTGGTAGATGACTATGTCGCCTGCGGCTGCCCACCCATGTCCAACAAACTGCTGCCTCAACAACACAGTGGTTTTGCCGGAATAGGGCGCCCCGCCCCTATCGACATGGGGCCACCGATTGTCGCGCTGACTTCGTATCGTTATCTGCAGGTGATCATCGAACGCTTGGATGATGTCGAAAAGCCCGGACTGTCCTACAAACTCAAGGACAAGAAAAAGGTGGCTGTCTTGCAAGACAGCACCTGCAGCACCACGGGTGAAGGATGCGAACACTCAGTAGACAACCACGCGGATTACGACACCCTGTTGGTCGGTGAAGATTCCGAGTGGACGTTTTATGCGTACGAAGAACCCTTGCAGCAGGACCTGTCATGAAATCGGAAATCAAACTGATCTTTAAAGACTTTCTGATGCAACCACCAAAAGGCATCAAGTTTCAGATGCTGGTGGATGGATTGATCATCGACGACAACATTACTCAGAGCGATGACAAACCCCGAATTTACTCGCTCATCTCTGACAAGGGGCAAACCGGCATCACGCTCTCGGGTACAAAGAAACTACCCTCGGTAAAAACCCGCGATAGCCACGAAGTTACTGTTCAGATCGTCGGCGCATCGGGAGCGACAAAGGCTATGCACACAGCCACGTTGACCGAAGGCAAATCACTGTCGATCGTCGCCGTCTCACCGTGGGTGAAGGTGCCCTTGTCCACAAGCGGTGCCGTTTCGAATGACACCTTTTACGAGGTGGAGTACGGGGTCAAACGCAAAAACGAGACCCGCACCGTAAAAGTAGTTATCCAGGATATGCCGCGCCGAATATTGATGGAGGCGCTTTCACACCGAGGTTCCACGCAATGGGCAGGTAACAAAAGCAAACAGTCTTTGGCGCATCCAACGCTAAAGCAAAGTGTGGAATTCCCGGCAAACACGAACAAATGCAATCTGTTTGTCTACGACGTGCTGACTTCGATCGGGGTCAATGTAGCGTTGATCGAACATGGAAAATCCAAATACCTGCCGTATTTCTCCAAGGTCAGCCCACCGCTGGCGGGTGAATGGGCCGACAGCGGACGACTTCTCAATAGCTGGAAAGTGGAACGTTCGCCTTTGCCGGGCGATGTCGGTGCTTATGCGGTCAATTACTCGGATGCCAGCGGGCACGTGGGTTTTGTCCTGACTCAGGGCGTCTGCATTTCCGCAGGCTGGGAGAAAGTAGAAGTCAATGATGCAGGCTTTCGTCATGCGTCGGGCAACGCAGTGGAAAGTGACCATGACTTCACCATTTTTCGACGTTACAAACACAGCAAACCACAATGAAACGACTTTCTTGGATAATCCTGACTGCTTCAATTCTATTCATCGTGGCATGGCGCTTTTGGTCGCCTGCCGACCTTTCAGCCTGTACTTCCAAAAACACAGAGCCAGGTCAGCTTACCGCCGTAATTCGCGATTACTTTGAGGGAAATAGCCGTATCGACTGGCGGGATCTGGATGATCGTTTCGACATACTTTCTACTCCCGAAGGCCAAAAAATCGCTGGTCAACCACAGGCGTATGTTTGCGAAGCATTGCAGATTCTGCGAAGTCCAACGTTCAGTCAGAGCGAAAAAATCTTCACCACTGCACTCATGTTTCAGCTGCCGATCAATCAGTACATGGGCTTCATGGATCGCACCCATCAACTCTACGCAGAGGAAAAAATTGATCGGGAAGTGATGACACTTGTAGTACTTCCCCGCGGAACAGCCATCAACTACTGGTGGCTGCCAGCCTGGCGCGAGCGCTTTAGTCGCGATGCGCCGAGCGTGCTAGACGCAAATCTGATCAAGCATGTGCTATCGGGACATTACTGGTTCGACTATCCCGGCGCTGGCTTCTGACTCTAAAAGTGTGAACTCCAATCTATGCACCGCCCCGGAATCTGTCCCGGGCGGAGCTCAGTCATGTCTTGCGCAAAGCGGAGCACACGGGCAAACTCTGCGCACTTTCGTTATAAGATTACATAACAAACTCTTCACTTTACTTCCCGGAGACCGCCATGCGTCGTCTGCTGCTCGCTTTGCCGTTTGCCCTGTTGCCGTGGGCCATCGCCCATGCTGCTGATGAGCATGACCACGATCACGACCATGAGCACGGCAGCCTTGGCGCGCATGAACATGGTGTGGGTCGATTGAATGCCGCGCTGGATGGCCAGACGCTGGAACTGGAGCTGGAAAGCCCGGCGATGAACCTCGTCGGTTTCGAACACGTCGCCAGCACAGATGCCGACAAAGCCAAGGTCGCCGCGGCCCGCGCCCAACTGGAAAAGCCTCTGGCCCTATTCAACCTGCCAGCCGCTGCCGGGTGCAAAGTGGTCAGTCAGGAGCTGGAGAGCCCGTTGTTCGGTGACAAGCCGGATGCCGACGATCACGACGACGATGAAGCGGGCAAGGACGGCCACGAGCATCACCACGATCACAGCGAAATCCACGCGCACTACCAGTTCAAGTGTGCAGCCCCGGGCGCACTGAAGACGCTGGATCTGGCGAACGTTTTCAAGATCTTCCCGGCGACACAGAAAATTCAGGTACAACTGATCAGCGCCAGCGGCCAGCAAGGCACCGAAGTGACCGCCAAGGCTGCTGCACTGAAGTTCTGAATCCAACGCGGCCCTGTGTAGGAGCTGCCGAAGGCTGCGATCTTTTGATCTTGATCGCGAAGTTCAAAAGATCGCAGCCTCGTTTCACTCGACAGCTCCTACAGGGGCTTGTGTATAACCATGAAATCGGCGCCATGACCCAAGCACTCATCGAACTGTCCGACCTGGGCTTCAGTTGGCCCGGCCACCCGCCGCTGCTGGACATCCCGGCGTTTCGTCTGGAAGCGGGTGAAACCCTGTTTCTCAAAGGCCCCAGCGGCAGCGGCAAGACCACCCTGCTCGGCCTGCTCGGCGGTGTGCAAAAACCCGATCGCGGCAGCATTCGCCTGCTCGGCCAGGAACTGACCGCACTGTCTGCTGGCGCCCGCGATACCTTCCGCGTCGATCACACCGGGTACATCTTCCAGCAGTTCAACCTGCTGCCGTTTCTCTCGGTACGCGAGAACGTCGAACTGCCCTGCCACTTCTCCAAATTGCGCGCCGAACGGGCGAAGCAGCGTCACGGCAGCGTCGATCAAGCCGCCGCCACCCTGCTCGCCCACCTGGGTCTGAAGGACGAAAGCATCCTCGGTCGCCGCGCCGATTCGCTGTCGATCGGCCAGCAACAACGGGTTGCCGCCGCCCGTGCCTTGATCGGACAGCCGGAACTGGTGATCGCCGACGAACCGACCTCGGCATTGGATTACGACGCTCGGGAAAACTTCATTCGCCTGCTGTTCGCCGAATGCCGCGAGGCCGGTTCGAGCCTGTTGTTCGTCAGCCACGACCAGAGCCTGGCGCCGCTGTTCGACCGTCACCTGTCCCTGGCCGAACTCAATCGCGCCGCTACGTCTGCCGAGGTCTGAGATGTATCTGTTTCGTCTGGCCATGGCCAGCCTGGCCAACCGCCGCTTCACCGCGTTGCTCACCGCATTCGCCATCGCCCTGTCGGTCTGTCTGCTGCTCGCCGTCGAACGGGTGCGCACCGAGGCCAAAGCCAGTTTCGCCAGCACCATCAGCGGCACTGACTTGATCGTCGGCGCTCGTTCGGGGTCGGTGAATCTGCTGCTGTACTCGGTGTTTCGCATCGGCAATGCCACCAACAACATCCGTTGGGACAGCTTCGAACACTTCGCCAATAACCCGAAAGTGAAGTGGGCGATCCCGATGTCCCTCGGCGATTCCCATCGTGGATATCGGGTGATGGGCACCACCGAAGCCTACTTCGAGCATTACCAGTACGGTCGTCAGCAGCACCTGCAACTGGCCGATGGCCGCGCGTTTGCCACCGATCCGTTTGAAGTGGTGCTCGGCGCTGAAGTGGCCGACGCGCTGCATTACAAGCTCGGCGACAAACTGGTGCTGGCTCATGGCGTGGCGGCGATCAGTCTGGTCAAACATGACGACAAACCGTTCACCGTGGTCGGCGTTCTCAAGCGCACCGGCACCCCGGTGGATCGCACCTTGCACATCAGCCTCGGCGGTATGGAGGCGATTCACATCGACTGGCACAACGGCGTGCCGGCGCGGGGCAACGGCCGGG
The sequence above is drawn from the Pseudomonas sp. FP2196 genome and encodes:
- a CDS encoding PAAR domain-containing protein, whose product is MSSGRKLASKGGPTSTGGVILEGNENLNIEGKIIASIGQLASCPVCGPGKGPIVAVGERTLILPAGPAALVDDYVACGCPPMSNKLLPQQHSGFAGIGRPAPIDMGPPIVALTSYRYLQVIIERLDDVEKPGLSYKLKDKKKVAVLQDSTCSTTGEGCEHSVDNHADYDTLLVGEDSEWTFYAYEEPLQQDLS
- a CDS encoding ABC transporter permease; the encoded protein is MYLFRLAMASLANRRFTALLTAFAIALSVCLLLAVERVRTEAKASFASTISGTDLIVGARSGSVNLLLYSVFRIGNATNNIRWDSFEHFANNPKVKWAIPMSLGDSHRGYRVMGTTEAYFEHYQYGRQQHLQLADGRAFATDPFEVVLGAEVADALHYKLGDKLVLAHGVAAISLVKHDDKPFTVVGVLKRTGTPVDRTLHISLGGMEAIHIDWHNGVPARGNGRVSADQARNMDLTPQAITAFMLGLNSKISTFALQREINEFRGEPMLAILPGVALQELWSLMSTAEKALFVVSLFVVLTGLIGMLTAILTSLNERRREMAILRSVGARPWHIASLLVLEAFALALTGVIAGLALLYIGIAAAQGYVQANYGLFLPLAWPSEYEWTLLGGILAAALLMGSVPAWRAYRQSLADGLSIRL
- a CDS encoding DUF2796 domain-containing protein yields the protein MRRLLLALPFALLPWAIAHAADEHDHDHDHEHGSLGAHEHGVGRLNAALDGQTLELELESPAMNLVGFEHVASTDADKAKVAAARAQLEKPLALFNLPAAAGCKVVSQELESPLFGDKPDADDHDDDEAGKDGHEHHHDHSEIHAHYQFKCAAPGALKTLDLANVFKIFPATQKIQVQLISASGQQGTEVTAKAAALKF
- a CDS encoding CHAP domain-containing protein; the encoded protein is MKSEIKLIFKDFLMQPPKGIKFQMLVDGLIIDDNITQSDDKPRIYSLISDKGQTGITLSGTKKLPSVKTRDSHEVTVQIVGASGATKAMHTATLTEGKSLSIVAVSPWVKVPLSTSGAVSNDTFYEVEYGVKRKNETRTVKVVIQDMPRRILMEALSHRGSTQWAGNKSKQSLAHPTLKQSVEFPANTNKCNLFVYDVLTSIGVNVALIEHGKSKYLPYFSKVSPPLAGEWADSGRLLNSWKVERSPLPGDVGAYAVNYSDASGHVGFVLTQGVCISAGWEKVEVNDAGFRHASGNAVESDHDFTIFRRYKHSKPQ
- a CDS encoding ABC transporter ATP-binding protein, giving the protein MTQALIELSDLGFSWPGHPPLLDIPAFRLEAGETLFLKGPSGSGKTTLLGLLGGVQKPDRGSIRLLGQELTALSAGARDTFRVDHTGYIFQQFNLLPFLSVRENVELPCHFSKLRAERAKQRHGSVDQAAATLLAHLGLKDESILGRRADSLSIGQQQRVAAARALIGQPELVIADEPTSALDYDARENFIRLLFAECREAGSSLLFVSHDQSLAPLFDRHLSLAELNRAATSAEV